The Erigeron canadensis isolate Cc75 chromosome 4, C_canadensis_v1, whole genome shotgun sequence genome window below encodes:
- the LOC122596767 gene encoding RNA-binding protein 12-like, translating into MYHQIFLLLLLLVIVIPHLALAPPPFPTSHITVTGSVFCDVCCNNSFTKHSYFLPGADVHVQCKFRSTQTQQISFSVNRTTNRYGVYRLDIPSVEGVDCVDGPAIQSFCEASLIGSSVSACNVPAVSSTSKEITLKSRSTNLCVYSVSALSYRPFRRNSTLCGNYNFNMEEEKMLSDSFNSSKFFLPYFPWPTLPPLPPWPSLPPLPQLPPLPQLPPFPSFPPLPSFPPFQFPPWSPFPSSPPLPQLPPLPQLPPLPPLPPLPPLQSAPPTNFPPFTRAPGFNPGDPRSWIPNNPSSSPPPFNPRTPIPGFSFISPPLPGFDPRDPRTWIPTFPPSPNSPQTQQP; encoded by the exons ATGTATCATCAGAtattccttcttcttcttcttcttgtcaTTGTTATTCCACATCTTGCACTGGCACCGCCGCCATTCCCGACCTCTCATATCACGGTCACAGGCTCCGTGTTTTGTGACGTTTGCTGCAATAACTCCTTCACAAAACACAGTTATTTCTTACCAG GTGCGGATGTTCATGTACAATGTAAATTTCGGTCAACACAAACGCAACAAATTAGTTTTTCGGTAAACAGAACAACAAACAGATATGGTGTTTATAGATTGGATATACCATCAGTGGAGGGAGTTGACTGTGTGGATGGACCAGCCATCCAGTCATTTTGTGAAGCTAGCTTAATAGGAAGCTCGGTCTCAGCCTGCAATGTCCCTGCTGTATCCTCCACATCTAAAGAGATCACGCTCAAGTCGAGATCAACTAACCTTTGTGTCTACAGCGTAAGCGCACTCAGCTACAGACCGTTTAGGAGAAATTCAACGCTTTGTGGGAACTACAACTTTAACATGGAGGAAGAAAAGATGTTATCAGATTCTTTCAATTCATCAAAGTTCTTTCTCCCTTATTTTCCATGGCCTACTCTACCTCCACTGCCACCATGGCCATCATTGCCACCCTTGCCTCAATTACCGCCCTTACCTCAGTTACCTCCTTTCCCTTCCTTTCCTCCATTGCCATCTTTTCCTCCGTTTCAATTCCCACCGTGGTCGCCTTTTCCATCATCGCCACCATTACCTCAGTTACCGCCCTTACCTCAACTACCGCCTTTGCCGCCGTTACCACCTTTGCCGCCGTTACAATCAGCTCCACCAACAAACTTCCCTCCTTTTACAAGAGCACCAGGGTTCAATCCAGGAGACCCAAGAAGTTGGATACCCAACAATCCTTCATCCAGTCCACCTCCATTCAATCCAAGAACACCAATACCAGGGTTCTCATTTATCAGTCCACCACTGCCTGGATTTGATCCAAGAGATCCAAGAACATGGATACCCACTTTCCCCCCATCTCCTAATAGCCCTCAAACCCAGCAACCATAG
- the LOC122595282 gene encoding protein MICRORCHIDIA 7-like, translating to MEVMVKQELMTIEDGMQRVSSSSLTDNMPIITTESKKSSKDHQEGGGPPNKKPKVEQQEYALMLPALVDPSNIQQQKPCSAALDVVDYQKKAAEGNVGMCKQFWKAGDYDGPVVSHDHSISLPHGGMDHLRVHPRFLHSNATSHKWALGAFAELLDNSLDEVRTGATYVNLDVLHNENDTRTKMLLVEDNGGGMTPDKMRGCMSLGYSVKSKLANTIGQYGNGFKTSTMRLGADVIVFTRCPGKDGGSPTQSIGMLSYTFLMETGKQDIVVPMIDFEKKGEDWGMLVRSSPADWKKNMETVVRWSPYSSEESLLQQFDYINDQGTRIIIYNLWEDEEGQLELDFDTDLEDIQIRGVNRDPKKIEMANLYPNSRHFLTYRHSLRSYAAILYLNLPNGFKIFLRGKEIIHHNIVDDMMLTQKIMYKPTQLADGTKNAQKPMTAVVTIGFVKDAKDHIDVQGFNVYHKNRLIKPFWRVWNAAGSNGRGVIGVLEADFVEPAHDKQGFERTTVLSRLENRLIQMQKEYWSANCQEIGYAKRGKSSASDPTYRPPSTKDKSYVDAVPISIYTNDARVNLRLMNKFEAPKPVEFAQKCEMPETYASRINQCKTSVSLKESKARGTGFPLEAGATNGDVHADVSGGCKADIVAELRKEILELRQRLVSNEDAGAFTSLLDDLRSERDRNALLENQLLKANERIKEQTNLIDKFADERHQRDKTELNLMNKLKEATVTVGELRMQIKVLEKSQVKSEEFI from the exons ATGGAAGTGATGGTGAAGCAAGAATTGATGACAATCGAAGACGGAATGCAAAgggtttcttcttcttctttaactgATAATATGCCGATAATAACAACCGAGTCGAAGAAGAGTAGTAAGGATCATCAAGAAGGAGGTGGTCCGCCAAATAAGAAACCTAAAGTCGAACAACAAGAATACGCATTGATGTTGCCTGCACTTGTTGATCCTTCTAATATTCAGCAACAAAAACCGTGCTCGGCCGCGCTAGACGTTGTTGATTATCAAAAGAAAGCGGCGGAGGGGAATGTTGGTATGTGTAAACAGTTTTGGAAGGCAGGGGATTATGATGGCCCTGTTGTTTCCCATGATCATTCTATCTCACTTCCTCATG GTGGCATGGATCACTTGAGGGTTCATCCAAGATTCTTGCATTCGAATGCTACAAGTCACAAATGGGCGTTAGGAGCTTTCGCTGAGCTTCTTGACAATTCTTTGGATGAGGTGCGAACCGGAGCTACTTATGTCAATCTGGATGTGCTTCACAACGAGAATGATACTCGCACCAAAATGTTGCTCGTTGAAGATAACGGTGGTGGTATGACTCCTGATAAAATGCGAGGCTGCATGTCTCTTGGCTACTCTGTCAAAAGCAAACTGGCCAACACTATTGGTCAAT ATGGGAATGGTTTCAAGACAAGTACAATGAGGCTTGGAGCAGATGTTATAGTATTCACCCGTTGCCCTGGAAAGGATGGAGGAAG cccaacccaaagtaTTGGAATGCTGTCATACACATTCTTAATGGAAACCGGAAAGCAAGATATTGTTGTTCCAATG AttgattttgagaaaaaagGAGAAGACTGGGGAATGTTGGTGCGATCTTCGCCTGCTGACTggaaaaaaaacatggagaCAGTGGTCCGGTGGTCTCCATACTCGAGTGAAGAATCTCTTCTACAGCAG TTTGACTATATCAACGATCAAGGCACGCGCATCATTATATACAACCTTTGGGAGGATGAAGAAGGACAGCTAGAGCTTGATTTCGACACTGATTTGGAG GACATCCAAATCAGGGGGGTCAATAGAGATCCAAAGAAGATAGAGATGGCAAACTTGTATCCCAACTCTCGACATTTTTTGACCTACCGCCACTCTTTAAGA AGTTATGCAGCCATTCTATACCTGAACCTTCCAAATGGGTTTAAAATTTTCCTTCGTGGAAAAGAAATCATCCATCATaatatagttgatgatatgatgCTGACGCAGAAGATTATGTACAAACCAAcgcaacttgctgatgggacaAAGAATGCTCAAAAG CCGATGACGGCTGTAGTGACTATTGGCTTTGTGAAAGATGCGAAAGACCATATCGATGTTCAAGGATTCAATGTTTATCATAAGAATCGGCTCATTAAG CCATTTTGGAGGGTTTGGAATGCTGCTGGAAGTAATGGTCGGGGAGTTATAg GTGTGTTAGAAGCTGATTTCGTCGAACCAGCTCATGATAAGCAGGGGTTTGAACGCACAACTGTACTTTCAAGACTTGAGAATCGATTGATTCAGATGCAGAAGGAATATTG GTCTGCGAATTGCCAAGAAATCGGATACGCTAAACGTGGCAAGAGTAGTGCTTCAGATCCAACTTATAGACCTCCTTCCACTAAAGACAAATCTTATGTGGATGCAGTTCCGATTTCAATATACACTAATGATGCCAGAGTGAACCTGAGACTCATGAATAAATTTGAAGCACCAAAACCTGTGGAATTTGCACAAAAGTGTGAGATGCCAGAAACATACGCGTCAAGAATAAATCAATGTAAAACATCCGTTTCACTGAAAGAATCAAAAGCAAGAGGCACTGGCTTTCCTTTAGAG GCAGGAGCCACAAATGGAGATGTACATGCAGATGTATCTGGTGGCTGCAAAGCAGACATTGTAGCAGAGTTGAGGAAAGAAATTCTTGAACTCAGGCAGAG ATTAGTGAGTAATGAAGATGCAGGGGCGTTTACTAGTTTGTTAGATGATTTGCGATCTGAGAGAGACAGAAATGCCTTGCTTGAAAATCAA CTTCTAAAGGCAAATGAAAGGATAAAAGAACAAACCAACCTCATTGACAAATTTGCAGACGAAAGACATCAACGAGACAAGACAGAACTTAATTTGATGAATAAGTTGAAG GAGGCCACGGTTACCGTTGGAGAGTTACGGATGCAAATTAAAGTACTTGAGAAGAGCCAAGTCAAATCTGAAGAATTTATTTGA